One window from the genome of Candidatus Omnitrophota bacterium encodes:
- a CDS encoding HAD family hydrolase, which translates to MKNIKLIIFDLDGTLVDAYPAIISSFNYTMHRLGYPKQSKLSIRRAVGWGDENLLKVFIRQKDLSAALSIYRQHHEASLIRQSRLFPYVSKVLTYLKDKGYKLAVASNRPSRFSQILIRHLKIKRYFSYVLCADKLRRGKPHPEIINKIVKKLVLKPQEVFYVGDMVIDALAGKAAGVRTIIVTTGSSSKEEVKKTKPYRIIRRISGLLHIL; encoded by the coding sequence ATGAAAAATATAAAACTCATTATTTTTGATCTGGACGGGACATTGGTTGACGCCTATCCCGCCATTATCAGCAGCTTCAATTATACTATGCATAGGCTCGGCTATCCTAAGCAGAGTAAGCTGTCTATCCGCCGGGCAGTAGGCTGGGGGGATGAGAATCTCCTAAAGGTCTTTATAAGGCAAAAAGATTTATCTGCGGCATTATCCATATACCGTCAGCACCATGAGGCCTCATTGATAAGGCAATCGCGCCTCTTTCCTTACGTAAGTAAAGTACTTACCTATCTTAAAGACAAAGGGTATAAACTTGCCGTAGCCAGTAACCGCCCGAGCCGTTTTTCCCAAATTTTAATCCGCCACCTGAAAATAAAACGATATTTTAGTTATGTCCTCTGCGCGGATAAATTAAGGCGCGGAAAACCCCATCCGGAGATAATCAATAAAATCGTTAAAAAATTAGTCTTAAAACCGCAAGAGGTTTTTTATGTAGGCGATATGGTTATCGATGCCTTGGCAGGTAAGGCGGCTGGGGTTAGAACCATCATTGTTACTACCGGTTCCAGCTCTAAAGAAGAGGTTAAAAAAACAAAGCCCTACCGTATTATCAGAAGGATATCAGGGCTTTTGCATATATTGTAG
- a CDS encoding sulfide-dependent adenosine diphosphate thiazole synthase has product MQLDEIKISRAIIESYKNKLVDSLDIDAAIAGAGPAGMVCAYYLAKAGKRVAIFERKLSVGGGMWGGGIMFNEIVVQEKARKILDEFGVKTRLYEKGYYLADSIEAVSTICSKAVKAGVKVFNCFSAEDVMVRNKRVCGLVLNWTAVEMANLHVDPITMRAEFVIDATGHAAEVVRIVEKKSGIRLKTKTGKIIGEQSMWAEVGEDTIVKNTKEVASGLYVCGMSANAVFGAPRMGPIFGGMLLSGKKLAEDLI; this is encoded by the coding sequence ATGCAGCTGGATGAAATAAAAATTTCCCGGGCAATAATTGAATCTTACAAGAATAAGCTTGTTGATTCTTTAGATATAGACGCAGCCATTGCCGGTGCCGGGCCTGCGGGTATGGTTTGTGCCTATTATCTGGCCAAGGCAGGCAAGAGAGTGGCTATCTTTGAGAGAAAATTATCCGTAGGCGGCGGTATGTGGGGCGGCGGGATAATGTTTAATGAGATAGTGGTACAGGAGAAGGCCAGAAAAATCCTGGATGAATTCGGGGTGAAAACCAGGCTCTATGAAAAAGGATATTATTTAGCGGATTCCATTGAGGCGGTTTCGACTATCTGCTCAAAGGCAGTTAAGGCAGGGGTTAAGGTGTTTAACTGTTTTAGCGCCGAAGACGTAATGGTCAGGAATAAACGTGTCTGCGGTTTAGTTTTAAACTGGACTGCCGTAGAGATGGCGAACCTACACGTTGACCCCATTACTATGAGGGCTGAGTTCGTCATAGATGCCACCGGCCATGCCGCAGAGGTAGTGCGTATTGTAGAGAAGAAATCCGGCATAAGGCTTAAGACTAAGACCGGAAAAATTATAGGCGAGCAATCTATGTGGGCAGAGGTGGGGGAGGATACTATTGTAAAAAACACCAAAGAGGTTGCCTCCGGGCTCTATGTCTGCGGGATGAGCGCAAATGCGGTCTTTGGCGCTCCGCGTATGGGCCCGATATTCGGCGGTATGCTTTTATCGGGTAAAAAATTAGCAGAGGACTTAATTTAA
- a CDS encoding ZIP family metal transporter → MANFFWALTASIVVSLISLIGIFSFLFKEARLNKILILLIGFSAGGLIGGAFLHLLPEALEQAKSEAVFLYLILGFIAFFILEKYLHWRHCHEGACAVHAFTYLNLIGDSIHNFTDGLVIGASFMLGIHFGFITTLVIILHEIPQEIGDFGVLVYGGFSKLKALYYNFVTALTCILGTIAGYFIAAHIRDFSVFLLPLTAGGFIYIAACDLVPELHKQQGGLKKSIASLLAFLCGILLIFLVRIMHSH, encoded by the coding sequence ATGGCTAACTTTTTTTGGGCGCTCACCGCCAGCATAGTGGTCAGCCTGATTTCTTTAATCGGCATTTTTAGTTTTTTATTTAAAGAAGCGCGGCTGAATAAGATACTGATTCTCCTTATAGGTTTTTCCGCGGGCGGGCTGATCGGCGGGGCATTCCTGCATTTGCTTCCGGAGGCATTAGAGCAGGCTAAGAGTGAGGCCGTTTTTCTTTACCTTATTTTAGGTTTTATCGCTTTCTTCATCCTGGAGAAATACCTGCATTGGCGCCATTGCCATGAGGGCGCCTGCGCGGTCCACGCCTTTACCTACCTTAATCTTATCGGGGATAGTATCCATAATTTTACTGACGGTCTGGTTATCGGCGCCAGTTTTATGCTGGGCATACATTTTGGGTTTATCACTACCCTGGTAATTATACTGCATGAGATTCCCCAGGAAATAGGCGACTTCGGAGTCTTGGTCTACGGCGGCTTCAGTAAGCTTAAGGCGCTTTATTATAATTTTGTCACTGCCCTCACCTGCATTCTGGGGACGATAGCAGGATATTTTATTGCTGCGCATATCCGGGATTTTTCTGTATTCCTCCTGCCTCTTACCGCAGGCGGCTTTATTTATATCGCTGCCTGCGACCTGGTACCGGAGCTGCATAAACAGCAGGGGGGTTTAAAAAAGAGCATAGCGTCGCTGCTTGCCTTCTTATGCGGTATCCTGCTTATATTTTTGGTAAGGATAATGCACAGCCATTAA
- a CDS encoding biotin transporter BioY, producing MRELILKREIVVNKILCRLLGVGIFLILSCLGAFVRIPLPFTPVPITLQTFFVLLSGAFLGSKLGFLTQLSYIFLGIWGLPIFTGAGSGLLYLLGPTGGYLLGFVLAAFLIGSFIKFSDNLLFTFALFCLGDAVLLFCGTLWLKFLFGYDLTRALFIGFLPFIPGDLLKITAASVIYGRLRSRLKEIF from the coding sequence ATGCGAGAATTAATACTGAAGAGGGAAATAGTAGTCAATAAAATACTCTGCCGGTTATTGGGCGTGGGTATTTTTCTTATTCTTAGTTGTCTCGGCGCATTTGTGCGCATACCCTTGCCGTTTACGCCTGTGCCCATAACGCTGCAGACCTTTTTCGTTTTGCTCTCAGGGGCTTTTCTGGGGAGTAAGTTAGGTTTTTTGACTCAGTTAAGCTACATATTCTTAGGGATATGGGGCTTGCCTATTTTTACCGGGGCAGGAAGCGGCTTGTTGTATCTTCTAGGGCCTACGGGCGGGTACCTTTTAGGTTTTGTTTTAGCTGCTTTTTTAATCGGCAGTTTTATAAAGTTTAGCGATAACCTGCTTTTTACTTTCGCTTTATTCTGTTTGGGCGATGCGGTCCTTTTATTTTGCGGCACTCTCTGGCTTAAGTTCCTCTTCGGGTATGATTTAACCAGGGCGTTGTTTATAGGATTCTTGCCTTTTATCCCCGGGGATTTATTGAAAATAACGGCAGCCAGCGTTATTTACGGCAGGTTAAGATCCCGCCTCAAAGAGATTTTTTAG
- a CDS encoding tRNA 4-thiouridine(8) synthase ThiI — protein sequence MKAIALISGGLDSMLAARLIKEQGIDVIGLKFKIPFSGNTNQNFADSGIDIREVDIGGDFLKMLENPRYGYGVNMNPCIDCKIMMLNKARELMGQYDAKFIITGEVLGQRPMSQNKEALATIVKRAGLEGLVLRPLSAQLLAETVPEREGWIKRRDLLNFSGRGRRQQIKLAQDFGIKEYAQPAGGCLLTDPEFSKRLKEIIVHKELTLSNIELLKVGRHFRISPNAKLIVGRNEKENEKLVSLAGKDDYLFFPCADLAGPTSLGRGEFNKELIALSCAITCRYCDLNGNLDAEIVYRRIPEKENKALRTSPITELELLKVRI from the coding sequence ATGAAAGCAATCGCCTTAATTTCCGGTGGTTTAGACAGCATGCTGGCAGCTAGATTGATTAAAGAACAGGGTATTGATGTTATCGGTTTAAAATTTAAGATTCCCTTTTCTGGTAATACAAACCAGAATTTTGCTGATTCAGGCATAGATATCCGGGAAGTAGATATCGGGGGTGATTTCTTAAAGATGCTGGAGAACCCCAGATATGGTTATGGCGTTAACATGAACCCCTGCATAGACTGTAAGATTATGATGTTAAATAAGGCCAGAGAGTTAATGGGGCAGTATGATGCCAAATTTATCATCACCGGGGAGGTTTTGGGCCAGCGTCCGATGTCGCAAAATAAAGAAGCCCTGGCTACTATTGTTAAAAGAGCAGGCCTTGAGGGTCTGGTTTTAAGACCGCTTTCAGCTCAACTCCTTGCGGAGACTGTCCCGGAAAGAGAAGGCTGGATTAAGCGCCGGGACTTATTGAATTTTAGCGGCCGGGGCCGCAGGCAACAGATAAAATTAGCACAGGACTTCGGCATCAAAGAATACGCCCAGCCTGCCGGAGGGTGTTTATTGACTGACCCTGAATTCTCAAAAAGGCTCAAGGAGATCATTGTCCACAAAGAACTCACCTTAAGTAATATAGAATTGTTAAAAGTAGGCCGGCATTTTAGGATTTCGCCGAATGCAAAATTGATAGTAGGGCGTAACGAGAAGGAAAATGAGAAGCTGGTGAGCCTTGCCGGGAAAGATGACTATCTGTTTTTCCCTTGCGCTGACTTAGCCGGCCCAACTTCATTAGGCAGGGGGGAATTCAACAAAGAATTAATTGCGCTCTCTTGCGCCATAACCTGCCGCTATTGCGATTTAAACGGTAACCTTGATGCAGAGATAGTTTATCGAAGAATCCCCGAAAAGGAGAATAAGGCGTTACGAACCTCACCTATCACAGAGCTTGAGCTTTTAAAAGTCCGGATATGA
- a CDS encoding CsgG/HfaB family protein — protein MRKLLLIAGCVIFIAGLMGCALIHRKAALNNAGAAPLPSYSGPKARIAVADFEVKAAKATAEAGLGLREMLVMALANSNRFSVVERQESGADLIISAAVTEFEPEASGGRAGIGGGGGAGSGALGGLLGGASNKAHMVLDIRIVDLPTSKVLAATRVQSQASDIAGGVMSGFFGNWGLGAGLSGYANTPMEKTIRICLIEAVRYISQTIPENYYKY, from the coding sequence ATGAGGAAATTATTACTGATTGCCGGGTGCGTTATTTTTATCGCAGGATTAATGGGTTGTGCTTTGATACATCGTAAGGCCGCCCTTAATAACGCGGGCGCAGCGCCTTTACCGTCCTATTCCGGGCCTAAGGCGCGCATTGCCGTGGCGGATTTCGAAGTCAAGGCAGCCAAGGCTACCGCTGAGGCTGGTTTGGGCCTGCGCGAGATGCTGGTAATGGCCCTAGCCAATAGCAACCGTTTCTCGGTAGTGGAACGACAGGAATCAGGCGCAGATTTAATCATCAGCGCTGCGGTTACCGAATTCGAGCCCGAGGCATCCGGAGGCAGGGCAGGCATCGGCGGAGGAGGAGGCGCTGGTAGCGGCGCTTTAGGAGGATTATTGGGCGGGGCCTCAAATAAGGCGCACATGGTTTTAGATATACGTATTGTTGATCTCCCTACTTCTAAAGTTTTAGCCGCTACGCGCGTTCAGAGTCAGGCCTCGGATATTGCCGGCGGCGTGATGTCCGGGTTTTTCGGCAACTGGGGTTTAGGCGCGGGATTGTCCGGTTACGCCAATACCCCCATGGAAAAAACTATACGCATTTGCCTCATTGAGGCAGTGCGCTATATATCCCAAACTATACCGGAGAATTATTATAAGTATTGA
- the pncA gene encoding bifunctional nicotinamidase/pyrazinamidase codes for MKFKKALLVVDVQNDFCPNGALAVPEGDKIVPSVNKYIKIFSKKKLPIFLTRDWHPKKTGHFKKFGGAWPVHCIQNTKGAAFHPKLKLPKGAIFLYKGIYPQRDGYSVFEAETLSGMSFSNLLELFGIEEIYIAGLATDYCVKFSTRDALRGGFKVKLLMDAVKGVNINPEDSEDAVREMARNGAKKITLKDMER; via the coding sequence ATGAAATTTAAAAAAGCGCTTTTGGTTGTGGATGTGCAGAATGATTTTTGCCCTAATGGTGCCCTGGCTGTCCCCGAAGGCGATAAAATCGTCCCTAGCGTCAATAAATATATAAAGATTTTTTCCAAAAAGAAATTACCGATTTTTCTTACCCGCGACTGGCACCCTAAGAAGACCGGGCATTTTAAGAAATTCGGAGGCGCCTGGCCGGTGCATTGCATTCAGAATACTAAAGGCGCAGCCTTTCATCCTAAACTTAAGCTTCCTAAGGGAGCAATTTTTCTCTACAAGGGCATATATCCGCAAAGAGACGGTTATTCTGTTTTCGAAGCAGAAACCCTAAGCGGGATGAGTTTTTCGAATCTTCTGGAATTATTCGGCATAGAAGAAATTTATATAGCCGGACTGGCTACGGACTACTGCGTTAAGTTTTCTACCAGAGATGCCTTAAGGGGGGGATTTAAGGTAAAATTATTGATGGATGCCGTAAAAGGAGTGAATATAAACCCCGAAGACTCTGAAGATGCGGTGAGGGAAATGGCCAGAAACGGGGCCAAAAAGATAACCTTAAAAGATATGGAGAGATAA
- a CDS encoding lysophospholipid acyltransferase family protein, whose product MDSKKIRKSIGRFFGWIGLGFSSLIIKAIPEHCIYTLAKSLAAIGYVVAAKQRKIALESLTIAFEKEKSREEIEQIARDCFVFMAKAGLELLFFMDRLELIKKRVGIAGRENLETALAKGKGAILVSAHFGSFPLLLAKLSLEGYKTAGIMRYMRDERAEKFFLAKRNRVGIKTIYSQPRKACVEETIRTLRDNGLVFIPLDQNFGTGGVFVDFFGRKAATATGPVVLALRTEAAMLPCFIVRQKDDTHKIIFEPALNPEKGRDFQETVALNIQKLTGIIESYIRKYPAEWGWIHRRWKSKPD is encoded by the coding sequence ATGGATTCTAAGAAGATACGTAAAAGTATAGGCCGTTTTTTTGGCTGGATAGGCCTGGGTTTTAGCTCTTTGATAATCAAGGCCATCCCAGAGCACTGCATCTATACCCTTGCTAAAAGCCTGGCTGCTATCGGTTATGTTGTCGCCGCCAAACAGCGCAAGATTGCCTTAGAGAGCCTGACCATTGCCTTTGAAAAAGAGAAATCCAGAGAAGAAATAGAGCAGATTGCCAGGGATTGTTTTGTTTTTATGGCCAAGGCGGGGTTAGAACTATTGTTCTTTATGGACAGGCTGGAGTTGATCAAGAAACGGGTAGGGATAGCAGGGAGAGAGAATCTTGAAACTGCTTTAGCTAAGGGCAAGGGCGCTATTTTAGTCAGCGCGCATTTTGGCAGCTTTCCTTTGCTATTGGCCAAGTTGAGTTTGGAAGGTTATAAGACCGCTGGGATAATGCGTTATATGCGGGATGAACGGGCAGAGAAATTCTTTCTGGCCAAGCGTAACCGGGTAGGCATAAAGACGATATACAGCCAGCCGCGTAAGGCCTGCGTGGAAGAGACCATCAGGACATTAAGGGATAATGGTTTGGTCTTTATACCGTTAGACCAGAATTTTGGCACAGGCGGCGTATTTGTAGATTTTTTCGGCAGGAAAGCGGCTACGGCTACCGGCCCGGTAGTGCTTGCCTTAAGGACAGAAGCAGCAATGCTGCCTTGTTTTATAGTGAGGCAGAAAGATGATACGCATAAAATAATTTTTGAACCGGCGTTAAACCCGGAAAAGGGCAGGGACTTTCAAGAGACTGTAGCCTTAAATATACAGAAGTTGACCGGCATAATTGAGTCTTATATACGCAAATACCCCGCGGAATGGGGTTGGATTCACAGGCGTTGGAAGAGTAAGCCGGATTAA
- the amrS gene encoding AmmeMemoRadiSam system radical SAM enzyme, with protein sequence MREALLYEKLDGKIVRCYLCSHGCRIADKKFGLCGVRENRGGILYTYAYGKVIANHVDPIEKKPLYHFLPGSKSFSIATIGCNFRCEFCQNWKISQSTFREGGNLGAEEFPPQEIVKAAIENKCRSISYTYTEPTIFFEYALETAKLAKEAGLYNNFITNGYMSAECLEMIRPYLDAANVDLKFFKDSSYRKVCAASLAPVLDSIVLMHKLGIWLEITTLIVPQENDSEEELSGIAGFIAGIDKNIPWHVSRFHPDYKLTHRHPTPEATLEKAQAIGRKAGLKFIYAGNVYGWGNDTHCPNCKELIIKRETFSVLEYNIRQGKCVYCNTVIPGLFD encoded by the coding sequence ATGAGAGAAGCCCTGCTTTACGAAAAGCTAGATGGTAAAATCGTGCGTTGCTATCTATGCAGCCATGGCTGCCGGATTGCCGATAAGAAATTCGGGTTATGCGGAGTGAGGGAAAACAGGGGCGGTATATTATATACATATGCCTATGGGAAGGTTATCGCCAACCATGTTGACCCTATTGAGAAAAAGCCCCTGTATCATTTCCTGCCGGGGTCAAAGAGTTTTTCTATTGCTACTATCGGCTGTAATTTCCGCTGTGAATTCTGTCAGAACTGGAAGATTTCACAAAGCACGTTTAGAGAAGGCGGTAATCTGGGCGCAGAAGAATTCCCGCCGCAGGAAATAGTAAAAGCAGCCATAGAAAATAAATGCCGGAGCATTTCTTATACTTATACAGAGCCCACTATATTCTTTGAGTATGCCTTGGAGACGGCAAAATTAGCCAAAGAGGCCGGGCTCTACAACAATTTTATTACCAACGGGTATATGAGCGCAGAGTGCCTTGAGATGATCAGGCCTTATCTGGATGCGGCTAACGTAGACCTGAAGTTTTTTAAAGACAGCTCTTACCGCAAGGTCTGCGCTGCCAGCCTAGCGCCGGTGCTGGATTCTATTGTCTTAATGCATAAATTAGGTATTTGGTTGGAGATAACTACTTTAATCGTACCGCAAGAGAATGATTCCGAAGAGGAATTAAGCGGTATTGCCGGATTTATCGCCGGGATAGACAAGAATATCCCCTGGCATGTCTCCCGTTTCCATCCGGATTATAAACTTACCCACCGCCACCCTACGCCGGAGGCAACCCTGGAAAAAGCCCAGGCTATAGGCAGGAAGGCAGGGCTGAAGTTTATTTATGCGGGCAATGTTTATGGCTGGGGCAATGATACCCATTGCCCGAATTGCAAGGAGTTAATAATTAAAAGAGAAACCTTCAGCGTTTTAGAGTATAATATCAGGCAGGGCAAGTGCGTTTATTGCAATACGGTTATCCCGGGTCTATTTGATTGA
- a CDS encoding ZIP family metal transporter has protein sequence MENLLQNIHPVIQAFIAGLFTWAMTAFGASAVFLAKDINRKILDVMLGFAAGVMSAAIYWSMLAPAMTIAVARQIPPWLPAAVGFLAGGVFLRGIDKILPHLQFGAPIEKAEGIKTHWHRPTLLILAMTLHNIPEGLAIGIAFGATAVVSPSTTLQTAIALAIGIGIQDIPEGLAVSIPLRREKISRLKSFWYGQLSGIVEPVASVIGALAVILAQSILPYTLAFAAGAMFFIVVEEIIPESQRGGNAALATMGTIIGFIAMMILDVAFS, from the coding sequence ATGGAAAACCTTTTACAGAATATACATCCTGTAATACAGGCTTTTATTGCCGGGCTCTTTACCTGGGCGATGACTGCCTTTGGAGCGTCAGCTGTATTTTTAGCTAAAGATATAAACCGCAAGATACTTGATGTGATGTTGGGGTTTGCCGCCGGGGTAATGTCTGCTGCAATCTATTGGTCAATGTTGGCACCTGCCATGACCATAGCAGTTGCCAGGCAAATTCCTCCCTGGCTTCCGGCTGCGGTAGGTTTTCTAGCAGGAGGGGTCTTTTTAAGAGGCATCGATAAAATACTGCCCCATCTTCAGTTCGGGGCTCCTATAGAAAAGGCCGAGGGTATCAAAACACATTGGCATAGGCCCACCCTACTTATTTTGGCCATGACTTTACATAACATTCCCGAAGGCCTGGCAATAGGGATTGCCTTTGGTGCTACTGCTGTAGTTTCCCCGAGTACTACTTTACAGACAGCCATAGCTTTGGCCATAGGTATAGGGATACAGGATATCCCCGAAGGATTGGCGGTTTCAATACCGCTACGCCGGGAAAAAATATCGCGGTTAAAAAGTTTTTGGTATGGACAACTATCAGGAATAGTCGAGCCGGTTGCCAGCGTTATCGGCGCGTTGGCCGTAATCCTTGCGCAATCTATCCTGCCGTATACCTTGGCTTTTGCCGCAGGCGCTATGTTTTTTATCGTAGTCGAAGAAATTATCCCGGAGTCTCAGCGCGGCGGCAATGCTGCCCTGGCTACGATGGGTACGATAATAGGTTTTATAGCGATGATGATACTGGACGTGGCGTTTAGTTAG
- a CDS encoding PIG-L family deacetylase encodes MVKKSVFILVYIVLTIGYAYACATIPQPPPLTLNSIKPIEKNDRILILAPHPDDEAIGCAGIIQEAVDKGADIRIAYLTNGDHNQVAFIVYEKRLTFRKGEFIHMGDVRRKEAAKAMKLLGVDEKKLIFLGYPDFGTLTIFKDFWQSARPYKSMLTRISQVPSKENFSFGAPYKGENILADIKKILRDYKPNKIFVSHPADTNVDHKALYLFLRIALCDLGAEIPRPEIYPYLVHCLGWPLPRHYHPQLGLNPPRQFSGSQVEWLKFDLTPEQLNKKYQAILCHRSQTSSSAFYLLSFARKNELFGDYPDVELKKEESPLQKAISFFGFSNMFADSGPGATFESSKQLTENKGQVSYGLSGDILLIRVDKPRELNRKFRLQLYLFGYSTKIPFASMPKIRIITKYKKFKVFDARKMIKAQGIDLEFNHKELILKVPLKILGDPDFILSAVKTYTSSMHVDTTSFRNIIIK; translated from the coding sequence ATGGTTAAAAAAAGCGTATTTATCCTGGTTTATATTGTTTTAACTATCGGCTATGCCTATGCGTGTGCAACCATACCGCAACCGCCGCCGCTTACGCTTAACAGTATTAAGCCCATAGAAAAGAATGACCGTATCCTTATCCTCGCCCCGCACCCCGACGATGAGGCCATAGGTTGCGCGGGCATTATCCAGGAGGCAGTAGATAAGGGGGCGGATATCCGGATAGCCTATCTGACTAACGGCGACCATAATCAGGTCGCCTTTATTGTCTATGAAAAAAGGCTCACCTTCAGGAAGGGTGAATTTATCCATATGGGTGATGTGCGCAGGAAGGAAGCTGCCAAGGCCATGAAACTCCTGGGCGTGGATGAGAAGAAACTCATCTTCCTGGGTTACCCTGATTTCGGGACACTTACGATTTTCAAGGATTTCTGGCAGAGCGCTCGGCCTTATAAGAGCATGTTAACCCGGATATCCCAGGTTCCTTCCAAAGAGAATTTTTCTTTCGGTGCGCCCTATAAGGGGGAGAATATCCTGGCAGATATTAAGAAGATACTCAGGGATTATAAACCTAATAAGATATTTGTCTCTCACCCTGCGGATACGAATGTAGACCATAAGGCCCTTTACCTCTTTCTGCGGATTGCCCTATGTGATTTAGGGGCGGAGATCCCCCGTCCTGAAATATACCCTTATCTTGTGCATTGCCTAGGCTGGCCCTTGCCGCGCCATTACCACCCGCAGTTAGGGCTTAATCCTCCCAGGCAATTTTCAGGTTCTCAGGTGGAGTGGCTCAAATTTGATTTGACCCCCGAGCAATTAAACAAAAAATACCAAGCCATCCTCTGCCATAGGAGCCAGACGTCTTCCAGCGCCTTTTACCTCTTATCGTTTGCCCGTAAAAACGAATTATTCGGGGATTATCCTGATGTGGAATTAAAGAAAGAAGAATCGCCCTTGCAAAAGGCGATATCATTCTTCGGGTTTTCCAATATGTTTGCTGATTCAGGCCCGGGGGCTACTTTTGAAAGTTCAAAACAACTCACTGAGAATAAAGGCCAGGTCAGTTACGGCCTTTCAGGAGACATCCTGCTCATCCGTGTAGATAAGCCCAGAGAATTAAATAGGAAGTTTCGCCTCCAGCTTTATCTTTTTGGCTATAGCACAAAAATACCTTTTGCCTCTATGCCCAAGATACGCATTATTACCAAATATAAAAAATTTAAGGTGTTTGATGCCAGGAAAATGATTAAAGCGCAGGGCATAGACTTAGAGTTTAACCACAAGGAGCTGATCTTGAAAGTGCCCCTAAAAATATTGGGGGACCCGGATTTTATCCTATCCGCAGTGAAAACCTACACCAGCTCCATGCACGTAGATACCACAAGTTTTAGGAATATAATTATCAAGTAG
- a CDS encoding adenosine-specific kinase — MEFKTVKVKKPDDVNVILGQSHFIKTVEDLYEAIVNNIPAGEFGLAFVESSGACKVRSEGNDTELKKLAEANALEIAAGHSFIIFLRNTYPINVLNALKTVPEVCNIYCASANPVEVIIAETESGRGVLGVIDGARPKGIESNEDIAWRKEFLRKIGYKL, encoded by the coding sequence CTGGAATTTAAAACAGTCAAGGTGAAGAAACCCGATGACGTAAACGTAATATTGGGCCAGAGCCATTTTATCAAGACAGTAGAGGATTTATACGAGGCAATAGTGAATAATATCCCGGCTGGTGAGTTCGGCCTGGCATTCGTAGAGTCTTCGGGCGCCTGTAAGGTCAGGTCTGAAGGCAATGATACGGAATTAAAGAAACTGGCAGAGGCAAATGCCCTGGAGATTGCCGCGGGACATAGTTTTATCATATTTTTAAGGAATACTTACCCGATAAATGTCTTGAATGCGCTTAAAACTGTCCCGGAAGTCTGTAATATATATTGCGCTTCGGCCAACCCCGTTGAGGTGATTATTGCCGAAACAGAGTCCGGCCGGGGGGTATTGGGGGTTATTGACGGGGCAAGGCCTAAGGGCATCGAATCCAATGAAGATATCGCCTGGCGCAAGGAATTTTTACGTAAGATCGGCTATAAGCTTTGA